A single region of the Prochlorococcus marinus str. MIT 0917 genome encodes:
- a CDS encoding iron-containing alcohol dehydrogenase has product MSINNHSISPSKVVRGDGAWFKSLDLITKLCRRPLIIGKSSCTKEIRNSFKKDLLLKGIQSISLVLDHDCCELDIQKACLISKNNNCDGIIAAGGGKVLDAGKLIADLLCINCITVPLSASTCAGWTALSNIYTPDGKFIKDVTLKNCPNLLIFDHTIVRAAPPRMLASGIADAVAKWYESSLTSSTSQDGFVQQAVQMARVLRDQLFLNGYKAFLDPKSNSWETVAEGCALTAGIIGGLGGARCRTAAAHPIHNGLTQLSYINKPLHGELVGLGLLVQLHLEEINSNSQLPKQAKSQLIDFFSQLKLPISTESIFLRNSNSKELHKACKFACNESSDIHQLPFSVNENDLFQAFQSFHSLPKSSKIIINKT; this is encoded by the coding sequence ATGTCTATAAATAATCACAGCATTTCACCTTCAAAGGTAGTCAGGGGTGATGGAGCATGGTTTAAATCGTTAGATCTCATAACTAAATTATGCAGAAGGCCTTTAATAATAGGTAAAAGTAGCTGTACAAAAGAAATAAGAAATTCATTTAAAAAAGATCTTCTTTTAAAAGGTATTCAATCAATCTCTCTCGTGTTAGATCATGATTGTTGTGAATTAGATATCCAAAAAGCATGCCTGATTTCAAAAAATAATAATTGCGATGGGATTATTGCAGCAGGAGGAGGGAAAGTACTTGACGCTGGAAAATTAATTGCTGATTTACTTTGCATAAATTGTATTACTGTGCCATTAAGCGCTTCCACATGTGCTGGATGGACCGCTTTATCTAATATTTATACGCCAGATGGCAAATTCATAAAAGATGTAACTTTAAAAAACTGTCCAAACTTATTGATCTTTGATCACACAATTGTTAGAGCCGCCCCACCAAGAATGCTTGCTAGCGGGATCGCAGATGCTGTCGCAAAATGGTACGAGTCGTCCTTAACAAGCAGTACAAGCCAGGACGGTTTTGTTCAACAAGCCGTTCAGATGGCTAGAGTTTTGCGAGATCAATTATTTTTAAACGGCTACAAGGCTTTCTTAGATCCAAAAAGCAATTCTTGGGAAACTGTTGCAGAAGGATGTGCTCTTACTGCTGGAATAATAGGAGGGCTTGGGGGTGCTAGATGCAGAACAGCAGCTGCTCATCCTATTCACAATGGATTAACACAACTTTCATACATAAACAAACCACTTCATGGAGAACTTGTTGGATTGGGTCTGCTAGTACAATTACATTTGGAAGAGATAAATTCAAACAGTCAATTACCAAAACAAGCTAAGTCACAACTTATAGATTTCTTCTCTCAACTAAAACTTCCTATTTCAACTGAATCTATTTTTCTTAGAAATTCAAACTCAAAAGAACTACATAAAGCTTGTAAATTCGCCTGCAATGAAAGCTCCGACATACATCAATTACCTTTCTCAGTAAATGAAAATGATCTTTTTCAAGCATTTCAAAGTTTTCACTCCTTGCCTAAAAGCTCCAAAATAATAATAAATAAGACTTAA
- a CDS encoding alpha/beta fold hydrolase: MIQKVNKNIDKTDANKAYINEIQDKIIDKQANTLFKDLKWIQLDNISSDKSDLFPIVLTGKGERILLIHGFDSCFLEYRRLTPFLKKNNKLIIPDLYGFGFCPRSSGNQYGFKYLMRHLNSVLDCFSKNQPLGVIGASMGGALALELARQNPKRINKLLLLSPAGLAGKNPKIPWPFNHLGAFFLSQPFVRRGLCRQAFADPTNSVGAAEEQIASIHLKVPGWQSSLADFAADGGVSDCGLPKPTQPLKIILGKYDRIIPKNEKEETNRNYNSSIEIASNSGHLPHLEEPKLVAEAWEKLEK; encoded by the coding sequence TTGATTCAAAAAGTAAATAAAAATATAGATAAAACAGATGCTAACAAGGCATACATCAATGAAATACAAGATAAGATTATTGATAAACAAGCGAATACACTTTTTAAAGATCTTAAATGGATACAACTAGATAATATTTCAAGTGATAAATCTGATTTATTTCCAATAGTTTTAACAGGTAAAGGTGAAAGAATTCTTCTCATTCATGGTTTTGACAGCTGCTTTCTTGAATATAGACGCCTTACTCCCTTTCTAAAAAAGAATAATAAACTAATCATTCCAGATCTATATGGATTTGGCTTTTGTCCTAGATCTAGTGGAAACCAATATGGATTTAAATATTTAATGAGACATTTGAATTCTGTTTTGGACTGTTTTTCAAAGAATCAACCCTTAGGCGTTATTGGTGCCTCAATGGGTGGAGCTTTAGCTCTTGAACTCGCAAGACAAAACCCAAAGAGGATAAATAAATTATTACTTCTATCACCAGCAGGTTTAGCAGGCAAAAATCCCAAAATCCCATGGCCCTTTAATCATTTGGGAGCCTTTTTTCTTAGTCAACCTTTTGTTCGTAGGGGATTATGTAGGCAAGCATTCGCAGATCCAACAAATAGCGTTGGAGCTGCAGAAGAGCAAATAGCTTCCATACATTTAAAAGTTCCTGGTTGGCAATCATCGCTAGCAGATTTTGCAGCAGATGGGGGAGTATCTGATTGTGGGCTCCCAAAACCAACTCAACCTCTTAAAATTATATTAGGTAAATATGACAGAATCATTCCTAAGAATGAAAAAGAAGAAACCAACAGGAACTATAATTCCAGCATAGAAATAGCATCAAATTCAGGTCATCTTCCACATTTGGAAGAACCAAAATTAGTTGCTGAAGCTTGGGAAAAATTAGAAAAATAA
- a CDS encoding phosphatidate cytidylyltransferase: MFLAVSKKRLLSGLLVGAFGFLIVSLGNWWFYIAISLIVHLALLEFFRMAEFTGIRPATKTTLLACQILLFFTQLSSLGYISIEISDAILPLSGAAICGWLLLQPVTGSIADVAASIFGLFYLGFLPSHWIKLRNLLETDLTNNFNLIPTNWSSSITFGMLITFSTCFMIVGFDIGSYFVGKKFGNHSLSPISPSKTIEGVIGGLLFSMFIGASFGYLLKWEFGVFIGVFIGVLVALFSLVGDLTESMLKRNAGLKDSGDFLPGHGGILDRIDSYLFTPAIVFYIVILLSPLIIS; encoded by the coding sequence ATGTTTTTAGCTGTTTCGAAAAAGAGATTATTAAGTGGACTTTTAGTTGGTGCTTTTGGATTCTTAATAGTCTCTCTTGGTAATTGGTGGTTTTATATTGCAATAAGCTTAATTGTTCATTTAGCTCTTCTAGAGTTCTTTAGGATGGCAGAATTTACTGGAATAAGACCAGCTACTAAAACAACATTGTTAGCCTGTCAAATATTGCTTTTCTTTACACAATTATCTTCCCTTGGATATATCTCGATTGAAATATCTGATGCTATTTTACCCTTGTCTGGTGCTGCTATTTGTGGTTGGTTATTGTTGCAACCTGTTACTGGTTCCATAGCTGATGTAGCAGCATCAATCTTCGGATTATTTTATTTAGGTTTCTTGCCAAGTCATTGGATTAAGCTAAGAAATCTTTTAGAGACTGATTTAACAAATAATTTCAACTTGATTCCCACTAATTGGTCCTCATCTATTACTTTTGGAATGCTAATAACTTTTTCTACATGTTTTATGATAGTTGGATTTGATATAGGCTCTTATTTTGTAGGTAAGAAATTTGGCAATCACTCATTATCACCAATTTCGCCTTCTAAAACTATTGAGGGTGTTATTGGTGGATTATTATTTTCAATGTTTATAGGAGCCTCTTTTGGTTATCTACTTAAATGGGAATTTGGAGTATTTATTGGAGTGTTTATTGGCGTTTTAGTAGCATTATTTTCTCTGGTTGGAGACCTTACAGAATCAATGTTAAAGAGAAATGCAGGATTAAAAGATTCAGGTGATTTTTTACCTGGTCATGGAGGGATTCTTGATAGAATAGATAGTTATTTATTTACTCCAGCAATTGTATTTTATATTGTAATTTTATTATCACCATTAATTATTTCCTGA
- a CDS encoding lysine decarboxylase, with protein sequence MGLLNLLSVNRSENLFLPAHGRGNALPKKIKKLLKLRPGIWDLPELFEIGGPLISEGAIAESQRSSAKQVGVNRCWYGVNGATGLLQSSLLALAHPGQAVLMPRNIHKSCIQACLFGGLTPLLFDVPYLTDRGHASVFDRKWLKRVFEKAKELENDIAAVVLVNPTYQGYSADMKSLIQEIHSHSLPVLVDEAHGAYLISQIRPDLPKSAIYFGADLVVHSLHKSAPGLVQSAVLWSQGEKVDPFKIERSIDLLQTSSPSSLLIASCESSIKELFESKGLKKLNSRIEEAELLKDFLINKEVPILKNSDPLRMILHTSKFGLSGIEVDKSFIKKRIIGELAEPGTLTFCLGFSSHKRLGKRFVRIWNEILTSFGQKKSCLFKRPPFKIVSKPDKPCTASWGSNFEKVYLQDAIGRISVEMVCPYPPGIPLLIPGEILDKARVDWLIEQKGFWPEQIPDFVRVIS encoded by the coding sequence ATGGGGCTTTTAAACTTGCTTTCTGTTAATAGAAGTGAAAATCTTTTCTTGCCAGCCCATGGGAGAGGAAATGCTCTCCCAAAAAAGATAAAAAAACTATTGAAGCTAAGGCCAGGTATTTGGGATTTGCCTGAGCTTTTTGAGATTGGTGGCCCGTTGATTAGTGAAGGAGCAATAGCAGAAAGTCAAAGGTCTTCTGCTAAGCAAGTGGGTGTTAATAGATGTTGGTATGGAGTCAACGGTGCTACGGGTTTACTTCAAAGTTCATTGCTTGCTCTAGCTCATCCTGGTCAAGCTGTTCTCATGCCTAGGAATATACATAAAAGTTGTATTCAAGCATGCCTCTTTGGAGGCTTAACACCCTTGCTTTTTGATGTACCTTATTTAACTGATAGAGGCCATGCCTCTGTTTTTGATAGAAAATGGCTTAAGAGGGTTTTTGAAAAAGCAAAAGAACTTGAAAATGATATAGCGGCGGTAGTTTTAGTTAATCCCACATATCAAGGCTATTCTGCGGATATGAAATCTCTGATTCAGGAGATTCATTCACATTCTTTGCCAGTTTTGGTTGACGAGGCTCATGGAGCATACCTAATCAGTCAAATAAGACCAGATCTACCTAAGTCAGCTATCTATTTTGGAGCAGACCTTGTGGTTCATTCTCTCCACAAATCTGCACCAGGATTAGTTCAATCCGCAGTTTTATGGTCGCAAGGTGAGAAGGTTGATCCATTTAAAATCGAAAGAAGTATTGATTTGCTTCAAACTTCAAGTCCAAGTTCTTTGTTGATAGCTTCTTGTGAAAGTTCAATAAAGGAACTTTTTGAATCTAAAGGGTTAAAGAAATTGAACTCTCGCATAGAAGAAGCTGAGTTGTTAAAAGATTTTTTGATTAATAAAGAAGTTCCAATTCTTAAAAACAGTGATCCATTACGAATGATTCTTCACACATCAAAATTTGGTTTGAGTGGTATTGAAGTTGATAAAAGTTTTATAAAAAAAAGAATAATTGGCGAGTTGGCTGAGCCAGGTACACTAACTTTTTGCCTTGGGTTTTCATCTCATAAGAGATTAGGAAAAAGATTTGTAAGAATTTGGAATGAGATTCTTACATCTTTTGGTCAAAAAAAATCTTGTCTATTTAAAAGACCACCTTTCAAAATCGTTTCTAAGCCAGACAAGCCATGTACTGCCTCTTGGGGATCCAATTTTGAGAAGGTTTATTTGCAGGATGCCATAGGAAGAATTTCAGTTGAAATGGTTTGCCCTTATCCTCCTGGTATCCCATTATTGATTCCAGGGGAGATTTTGGACAAAGCTCGGGTTGATTGGTTGATAGAGCAAAAAGGCTTTTGGCCAGAGCAAATTCCAGACTTTGTAAGAGTTATTTCTTGA
- a CDS encoding ABC1 kinase family protein — protein MKYDFKRDLIWLISRPWIFVPRFIQIVGAISVLLARLIFQGSSNDDKTQKNLAKFLLKTLIGLGPCFIKVGQALSTRPDLIRKDWLEELTNLQDNLPSFSHEKALEIIKDELGRPVNELFEEFPSNPIASASLGQVYKAKLSSNYWVAVKVQRPHLIFNIRRDIVIIKILGVLSAPILPLNLGFGLGEIIDEFGRSLFDEVDYKKEANNAEKFSNLFHNNKSVTIPTVERHLSSVKVLTTSWINGTKLKDRDELVINNLNPSKIIRTGVISGIQQLLEFGYFHADPHPGNMFALQGHNGDLGNIAYVDFGMMDSISEEDRLTLTGAIVHLINNDFHAVAKDFQKLGFLNEAQDLKPLIPVLKEVLGSAIGKDVASFNFKEITNKFSELMFDYPFRVPARFALIIRAVISQEGLALRLDPDFKIIDLAYPYVAKRLLTSDTNEMINILLDVIFDQNGHIRVERIENLFDVLVQDSSTPAKELIPVAGAGFKLLTSSRGSIIRKNLLMSIIKDERIDTKDMKQLVKLVRKIFNPIRMASGLAKQNNTQVA, from the coding sequence ATGAAATACGATTTCAAAAGAGATTTAATCTGGTTAATTTCCAGGCCATGGATATTTGTGCCTAGATTTATTCAGATAGTTGGCGCAATATCAGTTCTATTAGCAAGGCTTATTTTTCAAGGTTCAAGCAATGATGACAAAACTCAAAAGAATCTAGCTAAATTTCTACTTAAGACACTTATTGGTCTGGGCCCCTGTTTTATAAAAGTAGGGCAAGCGCTTTCAACTAGGCCAGATCTAATAAGAAAGGATTGGCTGGAAGAATTAACAAACCTACAAGATAACTTGCCCTCATTTTCTCATGAAAAAGCACTTGAAATTATAAAAGATGAGCTAGGTAGACCAGTAAATGAACTTTTTGAAGAATTCCCATCTAATCCAATAGCTTCAGCTAGTCTCGGTCAAGTATATAAAGCAAAGTTAAGTAGCAATTATTGGGTAGCAGTAAAAGTTCAGAGGCCTCATCTGATTTTTAACATTAGGAGAGACATCGTTATTATAAAAATACTAGGGGTTCTGAGTGCTCCAATACTGCCATTAAATCTTGGGTTCGGTTTAGGCGAAATAATAGATGAATTTGGAAGAAGTTTATTTGACGAAGTTGATTACAAAAAAGAAGCTAATAATGCTGAAAAATTTTCCAACCTATTCCACAATAATAAGTCAGTTACCATTCCAACAGTAGAAAGACATTTATCATCTGTAAAGGTATTAACCACAAGCTGGATTAATGGTACAAAACTAAAAGATAGAGATGAATTAGTTATAAATAATTTAAATCCATCAAAAATTATTAGAACTGGTGTTATCAGTGGAATACAACAATTATTAGAGTTTGGATACTTTCATGCAGATCCTCATCCAGGAAACATGTTTGCTCTTCAAGGTCATAATGGTGATTTAGGAAATATAGCCTATGTAGATTTCGGAATGATGGACTCAATTTCAGAGGAAGACAGATTAACTCTTACTGGTGCAATTGTTCACCTGATAAATAATGATTTTCATGCTGTTGCAAAAGATTTTCAAAAGCTGGGGTTTTTAAATGAAGCACAAGATCTTAAACCTCTAATACCTGTTTTAAAAGAAGTACTTGGAAGTGCAATAGGTAAAGATGTTGCGTCTTTTAATTTTAAAGAAATTACAAATAAATTCTCTGAATTAATGTTTGATTACCCCTTTAGAGTTCCCGCAAGATTTGCTCTGATTATCAGAGCAGTAATTAGTCAAGAAGGACTTGCTCTTCGCTTAGATCCTGATTTTAAGATTATAGATTTAGCCTATCCTTACGTAGCAAAAAGATTACTTACTTCAGATACTAATGAGATGATAAATATATTACTAGACGTAATATTTGACCAGAATGGTCACATAAGAGTTGAGCGAATAGAGAATTTATTCGATGTCCTTGTACAAGACTCAAGCACACCCGCAAAAGAGCTTATTCCAGTAGCAGGAGCAGGTTTTAAGCTCTTAACAAGCTCTAGAGGCTCGATAATAAGAAAAAACTTATTAATGAGTATTATTAAAGATGAAAGGATAGATACAAAAGATATGAAGCAATTAGTCAAACTGGTAAGAAAAATCTTCAATCCTATAAGAATGGCTTCAGGTCTAGCAAAACAAAACAATACACAAGTTGCGTAG
- a CDS encoding pseudouridine synthase, whose protein sequence is MPLNRSQKIISDSGNSLKRKANLIIKEGLVRLNIRQAILGDKADTSSDHILVDGINLPKKLNHKVFLLIKPNVVISSCQDNHRRKTILSLIPSHLRSGLHPVGRLDLNSRGANQLTNNEELTPSLTHPKFSHTKTYLVWLSGQPSQPISDDWRRGVLLDGEMTIPASIKALNKVNRKALLKFILKEGLNRKIYRIGNLIGDPVQDLQSISISNINLNGRQEGKWRELKTKELISIIN, encoded by the coding sequence ATGCCACTTAATAGATCACAAAAGATAATATCTGACTCTGGTAATTCATTAAAACGTAAAGCCAACTTAATAATAAAGGAAGGCCTAGTAAGACTGAATATAAGGCAAGCTATTCTTGGAGACAAAGCTGATACTAGCTCTGATCATATTTTAGTTGATGGGATAAATTTACCTAAGAAGCTAAATCATAAAGTTTTTCTACTAATTAAACCTAATGTAGTTATATCTAGCTGCCAAGATAATCATAGAAGAAAAACTATTTTAAGTTTAATTCCATCACACTTACGTAGTGGTCTTCATCCTGTGGGAAGGTTGGATTTAAATAGTAGAGGAGCCAATCAATTGACCAATAATGAAGAATTAACCCCAAGCCTCACACATCCCAAATTCTCCCACACAAAAACTTATCTAGTATGGTTAAGTGGTCAGCCAAGTCAACCAATTTCAGATGATTGGAGAAGAGGAGTTTTACTTGATGGAGAAATGACAATACCAGCGAGCATTAAAGCTTTGAATAAAGTAAATCGCAAGGCTCTTCTTAAATTTATTCTAAAAGAAGGGCTAAATCGCAAAATTTACAGAATAGGAAATCTCATTGGAGATCCAGTTCAAGATTTGCAAAGTATATCGATCTCAAATATAAACTTAAATGGAAGACAAGAAGGAAAATGGCGAGAGCTAAAGACAAAGGAATTGATTTCAATTATTAATTAA
- a CDS encoding helix-turn-helix domain-containing protein, translating into MVLYFPFKKSSSGLSNETDKPVSLDNEFSEAINLFKTQRKKAGISLEQLSKETKISMNVLIAIENGWNKYLPEKTYLISMIKSLEISLNLEIGSLRGLSVQKSSINTISSFKFNFINIDFLNSWIGSLLYIIFMFLSILALNSQQRYLIKINSVSNEPIIIEKTVLKTRNIINNQKE; encoded by the coding sequence ATGGTTTTATATTTTCCCTTTAAAAAATCCTCATCAGGCTTATCAAATGAAACAGATAAACCTGTTTCATTAGATAATGAATTTTCTGAGGCTATTAACTTATTTAAAACTCAAAGAAAGAAAGCTGGGATTTCACTAGAGCAACTATCAAAGGAAACAAAAATCTCAATGAATGTACTAATTGCTATTGAAAATGGATGGAATAAATATTTACCAGAAAAAACTTATTTAATTTCAATGATAAAAAGTCTTGAGATTAGTCTAAACTTAGAGATAGGAAGTTTACGCGGTTTATCAGTACAAAAGAGTAGTATTAATACTATATCTAGTTTTAAATTTAATTTTATAAATATAGACTTTCTAAATAGCTGGATTGGAAGCCTGTTATATATTATCTTTATGTTTTTATCTATATTAGCCCTTAACAGTCAACAAAGATATCTTATAAAAATAAATAGTGTTTCTAATGAACCCATAATTATAGAAAAGACTGTTCTAAAAACTAGAAATATAATTAATAATCAAAAAGAATAG
- the malQ gene encoding 4-alpha-glucanotransferase: protein MKLERNSGILLHPTSLPDSPVCGSFGSPARLWLNELASAGIGVWQFLPLAPTDSFGSPYSSPSSFAFNPWFLDQNDLVRDGFLANDLENFSVEKDYSSNRVDFQLANSKVKILRSSLLNYWDKQNRTVQEQFELWCSSQFWLDDHSMFMELKIQNNDLPWWEWPDEYAARDKKELANWKKNNQRELLGHNLLQWHLERQWKSIRKLAKNLGIFLFGDVPFYVSKDSADVWGNRTLFSILINSDTYLQSGVPPDYFSETGQLWGNPVYRWSRHKASKYRWWRKRISRHLDQVDFLRLDHFRALEAFWAIPGKDKTAENGFWLPSPGKEILGLIKKDCSGLLPLVAEDLGLITSNVENLRDYYELAGMKILQFAFDGNLDNPYLPENIKDENWIVYTGTHDNSTSQGWWSEMDQDRKEQIRERILDYENFTSWELIRIGMETKAKLFVAPIQDLLCLDDSSRLNKPGTIENNWSWRLSKNDLNFQEALKRYGDLAKANKR, encoded by the coding sequence GTGAAATTGGAAAGAAATTCAGGAATCCTTCTGCATCCAACCTCATTACCTGATAGTCCTGTCTGTGGCAGTTTTGGTAGCCCTGCTCGATTATGGCTTAATGAACTTGCTTCGGCTGGCATAGGAGTTTGGCAGTTTTTACCTCTAGCTCCTACTGATTCATTTGGATCTCCTTATAGTTCCCCATCAAGTTTTGCTTTTAACCCATGGTTCCTTGATCAAAATGATTTAGTGAGAGACGGTTTTCTAGCTAATGACTTAGAAAATTTTTCTGTTGAAAAAGATTATTCTTCAAATAGAGTTGATTTTCAATTAGCTAATTCAAAAGTTAAGATCTTACGTTCTTCTTTGCTTAATTATTGGGATAAACAGAATAGAACAGTTCAAGAACAATTTGAATTATGGTGCTCAAGTCAATTTTGGTTGGATGACCATTCTATGTTTATGGAACTAAAAATTCAAAACAATGATCTTCCATGGTGGGAATGGCCAGATGAATATGCTGCTCGGGATAAGAAAGAATTAGCAAATTGGAAAAAAAATAACCAAAGAGAATTGTTAGGACATAATTTGCTCCAATGGCATTTGGAAAGGCAGTGGAAATCAATCAGAAAACTGGCAAAAAATCTGGGAATTTTCTTATTTGGTGATGTCCCTTTTTATGTATCAAAAGATAGTGCTGATGTATGGGGTAATAGAACCTTATTTTCTATTTTAATTAATTCAGATACATATCTTCAAAGTGGTGTACCGCCTGATTATTTCTCTGAGACCGGGCAGCTTTGGGGAAACCCCGTTTATCGTTGGAGTAGGCACAAAGCTAGTAAATATCGATGGTGGAGAAAAAGAATTTCAAGACACTTAGATCAGGTTGATTTTTTACGTCTTGATCATTTTCGTGCTCTTGAAGCTTTTTGGGCAATTCCTGGTAAAGATAAAACAGCTGAGAATGGTTTTTGGTTGCCTTCCCCTGGGAAAGAGATACTTGGCTTGATAAAAAAAGATTGCAGTGGTTTGCTTCCTTTAGTTGCTGAAGACTTAGGTCTCATAACATCAAACGTTGAAAATTTAAGAGATTACTATGAATTAGCAGGAATGAAGATTCTTCAATTTGCTTTTGATGGGAATTTAGATAACCCCTATTTGCCAGAGAATATTAAAGATGAAAATTGGATTGTTTATACAGGCACTCACGATAATTCAACTTCTCAAGGCTGGTGGAGTGAAATGGATCAAGACAGAAAAGAACAAATCAGAGAAAGGATTCTTGATTACGAGAATTTTACCTCTTGGGAATTGATTCGAATTGGAATGGAAACTAAAGCCAAATTATTTGTAGCGCCTATACAAGATTTATTATGTCTTGATGATAGCTCTCGATTAAATAAACCTGGCACAATAGAGAATAATTGGTCATGGAGATTATCGAAAAATGATTTAAATTTTCAAGAAGCTTTAAAAAGGTATGGTGATTTAGCTAAAGCAAATAAAAGATAA
- a CDS encoding ribose-phosphate pyrophosphokinase, producing the protein MTSFITASHPETTSLKHDTNRLRLISGTSNTELAKEIATYMGIANVPLVSKRFADGELYVQIQQSIRGCDVFLIQPTCAPVNDSLMELMIMVDACKRASARQITAVIPYFGYARADRKTAGRESITAKLTANILVKSGVDRVLAMDLHSAQIQGYFDIPCDHIYGSPVLVDYLSTMKLNEIVVVSPDVGGVARARAFAKQMKDSPLAIIDKRRSGHNVAESLTVIGEVSGKTAILIDDMIDTGGTICAGAELLRKEGAKKIIACASHAVFSPPAYERLSKEGLFEQVIVTNSIPVPKNLDFSQLKVLSVANMLGEAIWRIHEESSVSSMFR; encoded by the coding sequence GTGACCAGTTTTATCACTGCATCCCATCCTGAGACAACTAGTCTCAAGCATGACACTAATAGACTCAGATTAATTAGTGGGACATCAAATACTGAATTAGCCAAAGAAATTGCTACTTATATGGGGATAGCCAATGTTCCTCTAGTTTCAAAAAGGTTTGCGGATGGAGAGCTCTATGTTCAAATTCAGCAATCAATTAGAGGATGTGATGTTTTTCTCATACAACCAACGTGTGCTCCTGTTAATGACAGTTTAATGGAGCTCATGATCATGGTGGATGCTTGCAAAAGAGCATCTGCTAGACAAATTACAGCTGTAATTCCATACTTCGGTTACGCTAGAGCAGATAGAAAGACAGCAGGTAGAGAGTCAATAACTGCGAAACTAACCGCAAATATTCTTGTCAAATCAGGAGTAGATAGGGTTCTAGCAATGGATTTACATTCGGCACAAATACAAGGTTATTTCGATATCCCCTGCGATCACATATATGGTTCACCTGTTTTAGTTGATTATCTATCAACTATGAAACTTAATGAAATCGTAGTCGTCTCTCCTGATGTGGGCGGTGTGGCTAGAGCAAGGGCATTTGCTAAGCAAATGAAGGACTCACCTCTAGCAATTATTGACAAACGTCGCTCAGGGCATAATGTTGCCGAAAGCCTTACAGTCATTGGGGAAGTCTCTGGCAAAACTGCAATATTAATTGACGACATGATTGACACTGGAGGTACTATTTGCGCAGGAGCTGAATTACTTAGGAAAGAGGGTGCAAAAAAAATTATTGCTTGTGCATCTCATGCTGTTTTCTCTCCACCTGCCTACGAGAGACTTTCAAAAGAAGGTCTTTTTGAACAAGTTATTGTCACTAATAGTATTCCAGTACCTAAAAATTTAGATTTCTCACAATTAAAGGTTTTATCAGTTGCAAATATGCTTGGAGAAGCTATCTGGAGAATTCATGAAGAAAGTTCTGTCAGCTCAATGTTCAGATAA